One stretch of Mustelus asterias chromosome 21, sMusAst1.hap1.1, whole genome shotgun sequence DNA includes these proteins:
- the LOC144509170 gene encoding profilin-3-like: MSDWKIYINSILKDKNVEDAAVVGHADNKSVWASKPGGILAAISPQEVSLLIGQDRKAFLQTGITIGGKKCSVIRDNLMVNNDGVMDVRMKCGQGKSICIGKTIKIMVFVMGKKGVHGGALNKKVHEVANYLKQRGI, encoded by the coding sequence ATGTCAGACTGGAAGATCTACATCAACAGTATACTGAAGGATAAGAATGTGGAAGATGCTGCCGTTGTGGGCCACGCGGACAACAAGTCCGTCTGGGCTTCCAAGCCGGGCGGTATACTGGCCGCCATCTCCCCGCAGGAGGTCAGCCTGTTGATCGGACAGGACCGCAAGGCTTTCTTACAAACTGGCATCACCATCGGGGGGAAGAAATGTTCCGTCATCCGGGACAACCTCATGGTGAACAACGACGGAGTGATGGACGTGAGGATGAAGTGCGGCCAAGGCAAGAGCATCTGCATCGGCAAAACCATCAAGATCATGGTGTTTGTGATGGGCAAAAAGGGGGTTCACGGCGGGGCGCTCAACAAGAAGGTCCACGAAGTGGCCAACTACCTGAAACAGAGGGGCATCTAA